One bacterium genomic window, GATGCGGTCAGCATGCTCTATCGTGCTGAGGCGATGGGCGACGATGAGGCATGTTCGGCCCTTGGTCAGGTTTGCCAGCGCCTCTTGGATGAGCGACTCGGTCTCCGGGTCGATGTTAGATGTCGCCTCATCCAACACCAGTATCTTAGGATCAAACGCCATGACGCGGGCGAAGACAAGCAGCTGCTTCTCGCCGGCCGAAAGGGTTGCGCCTCGTTCGACGACCGGCTCGTCGAGTCCTTTCGGTAGGCGCTCGATAAGTCGCTCCGCACGGGCGATTCTGGCGCATCTCAGGACGGTAGCATCGTCGATATTTGGCTCGTTGAGCCTGATATTACCACCGACTGTGGTAGAGAAGAGAAAGACATCCTGCTGAACGATGCCAATCATTCTTCTGAGGTCCTCGAGAGGGAGCTGCGCGACATCTGTTCCATCGATAAGTATCTTGCCCCTGCGAAGCGGATACAGCCGCGACAGCAGGCTGGTCATCGTCGTCTTGCCGGCGCCGGTTGCGCCAACAATCGCCACGGTCTCGCCGGGCCTGACCTTGAACGAGACGTCCTTCAGAACCCAGTTTTCTCCGTTATAGGCAAACCAAACGTTTCTAAACTCGACGCTTGTGTCCCTTGGACTCGCGAGCTGGGGGAGCTCTGCGACACTGGGCTCCTCCTCTCTGTCCAGAAGCTGGAAAATACGCTCAGACGCGGCCATCGCCGCCTGAATGATATTGAACTTCTGCGTCAAGTCGTGAATAGGTCTGAAAAACATGCCTATGTAGCTGATAAATGCGACTAAAATGCCGAGGCTAACCTCGTTTTGAATAACGCGGCCGGCGCCGTACCAGACGATAGCCGCAACCGCGAGGCTGTTCAGAATCCAGACGCTCGGCCTGAAGATGGCGACGATCTTGAGCTGTTTCTTCCGCCAAGAGAAGACCTCATCGTTTATGTCACGAAACTTTCCGTTGATTCGCTCCTCCTGACAGAACGCCCGGATCACGCTCATTCCGGAGAGGAACTCCGCGAACAAGGCGTTCATCTTGGCGATCTTGACCCTGATCTTGCGGTAGGCGCTTCTTGCTTTTCTCCGGAAGATGACCGAGACGTATATGACAAGCGGCAAGATGGCAAATGCGACTAGGGCGAACCTCACATTCATGTAAAGCATGACCCCGGCAATCGTGACAACCATCAAGACGTCCTTGATTATCATGATCAGTATCTCACCCAACATCTCTTGGAGCGCAGAGAAGTCGTTGGTCGTCCGAGTGACTAGGCGTCCGACTGGGGACTTGTCGAAGAACGAGAGCGGGAGCCTCTGGATGTGGTCAAACAGCGAGACCCTGAGATCGAAGAGGACTCGCTGGCTGGCGAACTGCATGAGATAAACATGCGCATAGGAAATGACGAAATTAAGCAGAAGTATCGAGAGAAAAATGATGCCGAGCGTCTCAAGCCCGCCCAGGTCCTTTCCGCGAAGCGCAATCAGGTCATGGACGGGCAGCCTGTTCAGCTTGCCAACCTCGGCGTGGAAACCGCGGTCAAACTCTGCAAACCCGCTCGCACGACATACCAGCGCGATTTTCTCCCACTTGTCGCTCGGATACTCAGCCCGAAGAATG contains:
- a CDS encoding ABC transporter ATP-binding protein, with the translated sequence MKRLLSHAKPYWPIIALCVFLVILSATCDVSLPYLTRLAIDRYVAVASKMITIDDDSLRARIYERYKDLLVPVSRTQFLIDTRHTEGLLAADLKLLRDSNLMGDKRIYVILRAEYPSDKWEKIALVCRASGFAEFDRGFHAEVGKLNRLPVHDLIALRGKDLGGLETLGIIFLSILLLNFVISYAHVYLMQFASQRVLFDLRVSLFDHIQRLPLSFFDKSPVGRLVTRTTNDFSALQEMLGEILIMIIKDVLMVVTIAGVMLYMNVRFALVAFAILPLVIYVSVIFRRKARSAYRKIRVKIAKMNALFAEFLSGMSVIRAFCQEERINGKFRDINDEVFSWRKKQLKIVAIFRPSVWILNSLAVAAIVWYGAGRVIQNEVSLGILVAFISYIGMFFRPIHDLTQKFNIIQAAMAASERIFQLLDREEEPSVAELPQLASPRDTSVEFRNVWFAYNGENWVLKDVSFKVRPGETVAIVGATGAGKTTMTSLLSRLYPLRRGKILIDGTDVAQLPLEDLRRMIGIVQQDVFLFSTTVGGNIRLNEPNIDDATVLRCARIARAERLIERLPKGLDEPVVERGATLSAGEKQLLVFARVMAFDPKILVLDEATSNIDPETESLIQEALANLTKGRTCLIVAHRLSTIEHADRILVLHKGRLREEGTHRELLEKGGIYYDLYRLQYV